CACAGTCTACCTGCCTCAGGCTTAGATGctgatttcttctcatttcttcctcttcttctcaaGATCATTTGACCTCCCCAGCCAGAGTCACAGAACCTCAGCCTGCCTCCTCAAGCCCTAGCATCTAGGCCCCCTCTGTCTTTCTATTCCCACCTCCCAAGCtagagttttttctttctttttttcttttttttttttttaaagacagagtctttgtcactcaggctggagtgcagtggtgtgatcttagctcactgcaatctccacctcctgggttcaggcaattcttgtgcctcagcctcctgagtacctgggactgtaggcacccaccatcacgcctgcctaattgttttgaatttttagtagagacaggttttccaccatgttggccaggctggtctcgaactcctgacctcaagtgatctgtccacttcagcctcccagagtgctgggattacaggtgtaagacacCACACCCCACTTCAAACTAGattctttataaaaaatgtttaagagacTCGGTCTCGATATGTTatccaggctagtttcaaactcttggcctcaagtgatcctcccacctcagcctcccaattagctgggattacaggtgcaagccaccacacccaatctAGCCCAAGCTAGATTCTTAACCCCAAATTCAAACTACCAAACTTCTCTCCAAGTGCTCAGTCTGATGAGACTTACCCCTAAATTCCAATGCAAGTACTTCTTAGCCTGAGCCCTTCTCAGTTCCCAGCCTCTCTTCCACACACCAGAAAGATGAAGGTTCTGATTGTACCTCAAGCCAGTCATGTATCCCAATTTGGGATTCCTGTCCCTCTGATCACCCTAGCTCCTCAGTCCCTCTTCTAGCCTGTTTGGAAACCTGCTTCTCTGACCTGGTTCATCCCTGGTGGTTTCTACCTCAAAGGAGCTGAGAGAGAGACCACATATCCTCAGGGCTGCTGTGTGCAGGTGTGTAGGCTGTGCACTGCAAAAGGGCAGTTAGCCAAGGAAGCAAGTGTGTGCTGAAACCCAGCCTTGGTCTCTGTTTGCTAAGATGTTTGCTCTGGCACGGGGCTGCGTTTCCCTGAGGGAGCAGTGCCTTTTTCACATTTACCCAAAGTCATGTTTGGGCTGTCTGTGATCAGGAGTGTGCACATGATTCCTTCTTGCAGAACTGCTCTTCTTTCCTGAAGGAACAGGGTCTGGAAGAAGGCTGTTAACCAGCCAGGAGGGCTTCTCCAGGCTTCGTTCCTCAGGCGCCAGACAACTCAGGGTTGGCTGCCGCTCTTCCCCTGGACAAATGAAGAGAAGAGGTGCCACCAGCACCCACTCTTGGCTGCCAGACTGCATCTCACCTGGAATGCAGGGCTTCAGTTCCTCATCATGAGGGAGAGCGCACACCACCTCCAGCCACCAGGAAGCTCTCTGATGGGGTGGGAAGGctccccttctcccaccctcttgGCCCGGAAATCCTTACATTCTGAGACCTCATTCCACTTTTGGGGTCCCAAGTCAAGAAATCTTACAGTAggtaaaataatagaattttttaataaatttttttcccaaacaacTTCTTTTGATCTTCACCACGCAGGGgccacagtggagaggaaagTTCTCTCCAGGTGCCCTAAAAAGTGTCCAGGGTAGACTTAGGAGAAAAGTATTCCTCCAGTGTCAGGAGGTTGAAGGGACTAGGGTAAGCAGGGGTCAGGATCAGCCTGGCCCTGACTGAGGCATCCCCCAAAGGGTCCTGGGTGGGGCTCCCTGGGGGAGCTTCCAAAGGCTCTGCTGGTGGAAGATGCTCTGCAGACAAAAGCCCCTTGGGGTCCGCTGTGCGCCCTTAGGAGCGCGGGTCAGCGGCTGCCTGGGGAGCCCCACCCTAGCCATGGGATGGGGAAGAATTAATGGCCAGAGTTGGGGAGGGCAGGGCTGAGCCACCACACGCGCCCTCTTGGGGCTGCCATAAGTCAGGacagcccaggaggcaggcaaGGAGAGGAGGCCTGGTCCCCGGGGAAGGAGAGGAgctgggaggggaaagggaacCAGCAAGGCCAGGGGCGGGGGCGGGACTGGGGCCGGAGCCGCAGCCCCGGGTGGACGGGAAGCGGGGATCGGACACTGGCCTCTTCAATCTCAGCACCGCAGTCAGAGGTGGTGGGGCACCAGGAGCAAGAGGCAAAGCAGAGGGCTGGGGAGCCCGGCCGAGAGCGCAGGGCCTCGGGAGTCCGGGGACGCCTGGCAGGCAGCGCCGGGGCACGTCTGCTCCCCACGCTGGTCCTCACCCCCGTAGCCACCCCAGTAGTCATCCTCGGTGGGCGCGTCCCCGCCCTGGCGCCCCTGCGAGTCTTCGGCGGGCAGATCTCGGTAGAGGGTGGAGGGGTCGGCGGGGGGCGCCCCGGCGTCTGCCACCCCGTACAGGTGGTTGGAGGAGCTGTTGCCGCGGGCGCGGCTGCCCGGCCGCGTGGGTGAGGCGGGAGGACACGCCTGGAAGTCGGCCTCGCGGAGCGCGCGCAGGTCTCGGCCCTGGCGCTCCGGGGGCGTGGCGCAGGTCACGTCGGAGCTGGACACGCGCGCGCGCTGGAACCAGGCCCAGAGCGGCCGCGCGCGGCAGTCGCAGGCCCAGGGGTTGGCGTTGAGCCGCAGGAACTCGAGCGAGGGCAGGTCGGCGAGCGCCTCGCCGGGCAGCGAGGCCAGGCTGTTGTTGAACAGGTAGAGGATGGTGAGGCGGCTGAGGCCGCGGAAGGCCGCGCGGTGCACGCCCTGCAGCCGGTTCCCGTGCAGCAGCAGCCGGTCCAGGCTGCCCAGGCCGCGGAACACGTGTTCTGTGAGCAGCCGCAGGCGGTTCCCGTGGAGGAAGAGGTGGCTCAGGTTGGCCAGGTCCGCAAACAGGTCatcctgggtggggtggggtgggacacGGAAGAATAGAGTGGGCCTAAGGCAGGGTGCGGACCCTGCTGGGGCCTGGGCcgagggagggaagggggtgcACCGTGGCAGAAGAGAAAGGGTTGACCTTTTGATTCATTGCATCCTGGATTTGAATTCTGCCTCCTCTAACCTATTTGCTGTGGAAAAAGTGGTATTGGTGAGGtcagtggtttttaaacttttcGGGTGTATTAGGATCCCCTGCGGATCTCTGAGTGGGCGGCAGGGTGGGGggcagagtttctgattcaggaggttTGGGGTGCAGCCTGGGAATCCGCATGTCTACAGGCTCCCCAGGGAAGCCAATGCGGCCATGGCAGGACCACAGTTTGAGTTTCAGAACTTATGGTTTGGTGAAGTATGGAGACTGGGGAGCCAGCCTTTCTGATTTAAAATCTTGGATCTATCATTAACTGATgccaccttgggcaagtcactcaggctgtgactcagtttcctcatctgtataatgtgGAGGTTAAATTAAGCAGCATGTATGAAGGTACTTAGAACACCTTTCCTTGTGGCGTTCCATGagttagccattttttttttaaatttttgtttttgtttttgtttgttagccattttttttttttttttttttttttgagacggagtctcgctctgtcgcccaggctggagtgcagtggcccgatctcagctcactgcaagctccgcctcccgggtttacgccattctcctgcctcagcctcccaagtagctgggactacaggcgcccgccacctcgcccggctagttttttgtatttttagtagagacggggtttcacggtgttagccaggatggtctcgatctcctgacctcgtgatccgcccgtctcggcctcccaaagtgctgggattacaggcttgagccaccgcgcccggcatgttAGCCATTATTCTTAAGTTGGCCAAGCCAGtcatctctctgtgcctgtttcctcatctgtaaaatggggatgagtGTACCTACTTCCTGGGTTTGTTCTGAGGATTCCAGAAGATGGTTCACATAAAGATCATATGAGGGCAGTGCTGGACACGTGCCCAGCACACAGGGATTCAGTCCAGTGATGAAGCCCACAGACTCAGCACTTAGAGCCCTGGTTCAAAATCCAGCTTGCCTTTTCCCTAGCTGTGTTATTTTAGGCAAGTTTTAACCTCatggagtctcagtttcctcagtatGTGTAACATTCCTTATTATGTATAACTCCCTCAGCAGGCTAAAGGAGGGCTGGATGATAAAATGCTGTTAAGGGTACAGTATCTGGCAGGTGCATAGTCAACCATCAATAAATGGTGGCTACTATGACAATAGAGGCTCAGTTAGAATTGGGTCCTCTCCCTTTTCTTTAAAAGAGGAGCTCCCTGGGGGAACCAAAATCCTGCTACTAGGCTGGGCATTGCGGTGAGGGGCATCAGCTCCACCCCCAGAGGcggcaggagaggagaggaaggaagccgGCATTGTATTACTACTCCCCTTAGAGGCGCTGTCCCACCTGCCTGAGGCTAGGGAGTCACCTAATCAGGCCACGTTAGTGTGGAAAGGACCTTGGAACTATGGTTCAGAATTAACGGGGGTGGAGGGGGGTGTGGCCCACGGTGGCAGTGGGGACTCCTGGACTCTGCATTATAACCACCTCACCAGGGTTAGTGAGCTGATGATCAGCTGACTTGGGAGCTAATGCCTTGGCACCCATCAGCCCATCTCACTTTTTTAGAGGAGAGCACCGGGGCTCAAAGAGATAAGGGCTTGCCAGCGAGGGGAGCAGGACTTCAGCTCCCTGACCTCACTGCCTTGAGGTCCTCCCTTCTTGTGCAGGGCATCACTGTGGTCAGCAGGTTCCAGGAGGTCCGGGTCTCAGAACAGGAGCATCCACTCTGCTCAGGCCAGCTCACCCCGGGGGGCCTGTTCCCTGACTGTggctctccctccctcactgccTGGGGAGACACTCCCCTCCCCGTGCCTGCCACCCAGGAGCCTGGTCGGAGGCCTCAGGTTGGGGGAGGGCGTTGACTCCCAGCCCACAcccacagcctccaccttcctGTGCTCCTGCCTGTTCTCGCCCCCTCCCATCTGGCTTCCGCCCTCTTCGCTACAGGAACTGAGCCTGCCAAGAGCCCTCCTCTTGGCCACATTGAGATCCGTCCCCCTCAACCTTCTCGGCTGCCTCTGACACCAGCGTTCTCCGCCCCCTGCTGCCACCACCCCAAATCCTGGCTCAGGCCTCCAGCTGGCTCCTTGCACCTCCCTGGCCTCAGACTGGCTCACCATGGCCTGgtgctctttttctcttccaggcCCATCCAGGGGGTAGGCTTGGAATCCCTGCCACTCAAACACCTAAATAGGGTTCCTCTTTTTATGGAGTGTCAGCAAGAGTAGGACACACCCAGAGATGTATGGTCAGAGGATCGATaaggggccaggggtggggggagagggagcAGGAGTAATTCACATTTTGGGGACCTCAGGAGGTCAGGAAGAGTAGACCAAAGGTTCAGAGATCCTAGGGAATTCAGGTACCTTTGACCCACAGCCCCAGGTTTTGGCACACAGAATTTCTTCATTCcaacctcctctcctctccttttgttTCTCTGCAAAAAGTCCTGCCcctcccttctctgagcctccaccTTGGGGTCCATTGCCCCCTCCCGCTATCCAAGCTGTTGCCAAATCCCGTTGCCACTTCCTTGACTGTAGCTCTCAAATCCggtccttcctctctcccctgttAAAACCATTCTCTGTGCATTAATAAGCTCTTGACTTTCACAGCCCTAGCTCTTCCTTCGCCCCTCCCTATCTCCCCTCCCTCTGGGCTGAGAGCCTCTGCTAAAGTCATCCTTTTCCATTTCGAAAACCACATTTCCCTCGCCTCCCCACCGGCCGGTTCACAGCTCTCTGCATCCATTTGGAATCTTAACGCGGCATCCCTGCCCGCTTCCCTGACAGCATCCTGTTCTTAACCTTGCCTCCCTCCAAACTCCCAGCTCTTGGCTCTGACACTAATCAAATCAGCTGctgggctgtgtgaccttggacggCTCCAagcacctctctgtgccttggtctTTTCATCTGTGAAACAAGGGCCTTGGGATAGGTGATCTTTAAGATCCCATCCGCATCTGGTTTTTATGAATTGGTGAGTTCTGGGATGtgcctcattcattcaacagagcTGTACCGAgtgtctactctgtgccaggcaccccCGCTCACAGAGCTCATCAGTCTAGGATGGGTATCATCGTCATCATCGGCGTCAGCAATGTCAAGCAGGTAACTTACTGAGCTCTTACCGtgtgccaagctctgtgctaCACAGATCCTATATAGTAACTTAATCGTCACAACCCTATGAGGtggatactattattatctccatttcagaGATTAGGAGAGGGAGCCTCGGAGAAGTGAAGTGACTCGCCTAGGGTCCAACAGCTAATATGCAGTAACGTGGCTCCCAACTCCAGAGATGACTGAACAACTGCGctgtggagtcagacagacctgggccAATTCTAGGTCACGTTccttactagctgggtgaccttggactGTGCTTTTATTTTGCTGGGCTTCAGTTGGTGTCCTCCCtggtaaatgttttttttttttttttttttttttttttttttttttttNCAGCCTCCAACtactggactcaagcgatcctcccaccatagcttcccaaatagctgaaactacaggtgtatgccaccaggcccacctaattcttttttaatttttttttttttttttatttgaggcagagtcttgctctgtcgcccagcctggagtgcagtggccagatctcagctcactgcaagctccacctcccgggtttacgccattctcctgcctcagcctcccgagcagctgggactacaggcgcccgccacctcgcccagctaagtttttcgtatttttttttttttagtagagacggggtttcaccgtgtcagccaggatggtcttgatctcctgacctcgtgatccgcccgtctcagcctcccaaagtgctgggattacaggcttgagccaccgcgcccggcctctccctgGTAAATGTTAATGGATAGCTACCATTCATTGGATACTCACTTCGTATGAGACACTGGGCTGAGCTCAGTGGtgtctcctttaatcctcacaaccccTGCTCCCCAAGGTACAggttatccccatttcacagatgggtcAATCGAGGCACAGAGTGGTTAAATAACTTGCATAAAGCCATAGAGCAAATTGGAGGTGTGGCTGGGATTTAAACTGAGATCTGATCTGCTTGAGCGTAAAGACTGTTTTTAAACCATTCAGGCCAGCCgtgtacagtggctcatgcctgtaatcccagcagtttgggaggccgaggcgggtggattgcttgagttcaggagttcaagaccatcctgggcaacatggtgaaaccctgtctctatagaattacaaaaattagctggacatggatgcacatatctgtagtcccagctactggtgaggctaAGATGAGGGAATTGACcccaggaggtgaggctgcaatgagccaagattgcgccactgtgctccaactgggtgacatagtgagactctatctcaaaaacaaaaacaaaacaaaataaacaaacaaaaaccatgcaGGCCATTGTAATgattgaaagagaaaacaaatctcggccaggcacagtggctcacacctgtaatccagcactttgggaggcctaggcaggcggatcacctgaggtcaggacttcgagaccagtccggctaacatggtgaaaccctgtgtctattaaaaatacaaaaaatagccaggcatggtggcacatgcctgtaatcctagctacttgggaggcggaggcaggagaatcacttgaacctgggaggcagaggttgcagtgagccgagattgtgccactgcactccagcctgagcaagagagcaagacttcatctcaaaataatgataataataataataaaatagaaaacaagtatcTTTATCATCTGTCTATACTTGAGTAGGGAATATGCTCTGGGAGAACAAGGCCACTGTTTCTGTTCTCCCCTGAATCCCTAGCACCTGGAACATtgcctggcatgtggtaggtactcagtaaatatctgttgatgAATGAACtcacctggcacagtgcctgacatacagcAGACAGTCCCTGAGAACCTCCACCCAACCCCATCTCCGTGTCTACCTTCCGCAATCTGAAAAGCTGTGGTCCTCTGGTGGAGCTTCCTCCAAAGCTCCCCTTTAGGGCAGGCCTGGCTGCATCTTGGGTTACACCTGTACCCTGCAGATCTCACCCCAACCCACATATTTCCTCACCTTCCTGTGGCATCTCCCAGcccagctccaccaggcagtTCACAGGCAGAGGCTGTTTTTTCCATCTCCTCTATAAAAGGCCAGGTGTGAAGTTGCTTCCTTCCCATGATGCCTGGTACCATTCATGCCAGGGGCGTGGAGAACAAACACTTCCTATTTCAGAAGACCTCAGTGTCCACCTGAGGTCCCCTCTGCCCAAGCCTTTGCTGACCTCAGGTCCTGATTGCTGTTCTTGGCCCGAGGGTCAATGGAGGATGGGATCATCATCATAACATTTTTTCAGCACTGAactatgtttttgttgttatttttttttctttctttttgagatggagtcttgctctgtcacctaggctagagtacagtagcatgatctcagctcactggaacctctgcctcccaggttcaagtgattcttctgccttagcctccctagtggctgggattacagccgcgtgccaccatgcctggctaatttttgtatttttagtagagatggggtttcaccatgttggccaggctggtctcgaactcctgacctcaagtgattcacccaccttggcctcccaaagtgctgggattacaggcatgagccaccataccaggcctgAACTATGGGCTTTCTATACACTAACTCGTTTCCTATTTACAGCCATTCTTGGTGGAAGgtattattttcatcattcccAGTTTGTAGATAAAGTaagtgaggttcagagagggtTAGCAACCTGCCTAAAGTTAAATAAGTCAGAAAATAGCAGACCAGGGATTCAAGCTCAGGACCTCTGACTCCAAATTCCTCCTAAACAACTAATATATATTGATAAGGAGATTTTGAAAGCATTAAATGCATGATCAATTTGTAGTAGTATTTGATttcagtagtagtagtagtagtagtagtagtagtaattaGTATTATAGTGCCCATATCTTGAGAGTATGGCCTTGTGCTAAATGCCTTACATTTTAATCCTTACAAAACTTCTTAAATAAGGATTattactggctgggcgcggtggctcacacctgtaatcccagcactttgggaggccgaggcgagtggatcacctgaggtcaggagttggagaccagcctggccaacatggtgaaacccgtctctactaaaaatacaaaaattagctaggtgtagtgacacatgcctgtaatcttagttactcaggaggctgaggcaggaacatcacttgaacctgggaggcagacgttgcagtgagccaagatcgtaccactgcactccagtctgggcgatagagtggcacttcgtctcaaaaaaaaaaaaaaaaaaagattattattattttatttttatttttttttttgagacggagtcttgctctgtcgcccaggctggagtgcagtggcgcggtctcggctcactgcaagctccgcctcccaggttcacgccattctcctgcctcagcctccgagtagctgggactacaggcgcccgccaccacacccggctagttttttgtatttttagtagagacggggtttcaccatgttagccaggatggtctcgatctcctgacctcgtgatccacccgcctcggcctcccaaagtgctgggattacaggcttgagccaccgcgcccggccaagattatTATTTAGTACTATCCTGATtgccattttagagatgaggaaatggagattgGGAGAAGTTAGGTAATTTGTCCAAAGTTATAtaggagccaggatttgaacgtAGGTCTTGCTGAGTCCAAAGTGTGTGCTTTCAAACATGAGCCTGCTCATGGTACTCCAGAGTACTGTCCCCTTGTAGGCAGACCACGAGGTTCAAGCACCAGCTCTTCCTGGCTATATGGCCTCAGGAACATTCGTTCCATGTCCCTAGTGCCCCTAACTGTCCCTATCACCAGGCTGTTGTGAGGCTGAATGTGATGGTGAGAAGACATGAGCCTCCAGTCACATCGACAATGGTTGAAAGATTTATGATTAGAGGCGACTATATCTCTATAGAGTCTTCAGGGCCcccagcctcagcttctccatTGTTAACAAGGAGGCAAAAATAATCTCCCAACTGGGCTATAGAAATGAGATGAGGTGGCTGAGTGCACTTCATAAACTGTGAGGTGCTAGGCAAATTTAGGAAGAGGACAAAAGGGGGGTGTTGTCTGGGACTCACTCATGACCTCAGTATAATCCTTGAAGTTGACCCACATCTTCAGGATGGAGTCCAAGTTGGGCCACTTCACCGAAACCAATGTTAAATAAGGCtcgtttctttttttaaaatagtattttaacaagcatttatatagcacttaccgtatgccaagcactattctaagtgctttacaaattaTTCATGCATTTAATGCTTTCAAAATCCCTAGGAGATGGGTGCTCTTGCTacccccattgtacagatgagaaaactgaggtctgaggaggtttaaaaaaaaaaaagccacacgcTTGTAAATGGCAGAGTGGATACCTGTAAAGAGCTTGGCACAGGGACTGACCCTGTGTACCCACTAAGTGGTGGCGGCTACTGCTATTACTGTCACTATTTAGGCAACAATAGAATAACAGAAGACATATTTCTCCAATATACTGTGCATTTTACTTCTTCCCCTCCTCATGGGAATGGTATCTCTGCGAAGGCAGGGGGTTTGGTCTGTTCTGTTCAGTGCTGTATTCTTAGCACCTAGCTCGTAGTGGGCGCTCAGTGTGTTTGTTAGATTGTTATggctattgttattatcattagcATCATCAGCACTGACCTGATTTTCCAACCAGCAGATTGGTAACTAGTTAGGCACTAGCCCTGGATGAGGCAGAGGCAGCACCTTCCAGGTTCCGGTAGGGAGAGGGCAGAATTTGGATATCCTCACCCCCTTCCAGCCAGAGGCTCTGTAGCCAAGGGAAGATTTTCTCAGGGTGGTTTGGAGGGTGTGTTATTGCTTCCTGGGGAAATGGAGCGGGAGGATTTGCGTGTCAAACAGTCagcataacaacaacaataaacaataattggatcaataataataacaataaataacaaTTACTGTTATTCCTTCCATTTTCAGAGCATCCATTCTCCAGCTGCATAACAGAGATttacccttttctttcttcccctgcaTTGAGCTGACAGGTTTGGACAACGAGAATCTAGAAGGGGTGTGGGCTTCTCCCGTCCCATTACCCAGTGAATTGGAGAGAAGCGCAACTTTCTGTAGGATGCCAGTGGCTGTggctctgccttctctctctacTTCCCTGTGATGTGGGCAGACTTGAGGGTGGGTGAGAAAAACAGCTGCAAAGGCCTTTGGGCAGTGGACCTTGGGGGAAGGCAGAGTACCCTGAAGGCAAACACGTGAgatcagagaaagagacagatacACACACGCAGACAGACATGGGGGTGTATGCAGAGTGGGTGTGTGAAGGGAGACAGACAGAAGAGGCAGAAGACAGATGGGGGAGGCAAGTTAGTGAGAGAGGCAGTGATGGATGGAAagggatagacagacagataggcagaggcagagaggtgaaggttgtggagttagagggagagagagagaggagcagcaAGGGACCTAAACAGGTAGAGAGAAGGGACAAAGTAAAGCCCCTGGAGAATGTGAAAGAGACAGAAACTTAGAAAACAGACGAGACAGAGAGAAAtggagatgctgag
The sequence above is a segment of the Theropithecus gelada isolate Dixy chromosome 14, Tgel_1.0, whole genome shotgun sequence genome. Coding sequences within it:
- the RTN4RL2 gene encoding reticulon-4 receptor-like 2, with product MLPGLRRLLQAPASACLLLMLLALPPAAPSCPMLCTCYSSPPTVSCQANNFSSVPLSLPPSTQRLFLQNNLIRTLRPGTFGPSLLTLWLFSNNLSTIYPGTFRHLQALEELDLGDNRHLRSLEPDTFQGLERLQSLHLYRCQLSSLPGTIFRGLVSLQYLYLQENSLLHLQDDLFADLANLSHLFLHGNRLRLLTEHVFRGLGSLDRLLLHGNRLQGVHRAAFRGLSRLTILYLFNNSLASLPGEALADLPSLEFLRLNANPWACDCRARPLWAWFQRARVSSSDVTCATPPERQGRDLRALREADFQACPPASPTRPGSRARGNSSSNHLYGVADAGAPPADPSTLYRDLPAEDSQGRQGGDAPTEDDYWGGYGGEDQRGEQTCPGAACQASPDSRGPALSAGLPSPLLCLLLLVPHHL